A window of Pseudomonadota bacterium contains these coding sequences:
- a CDS encoding heavy metal-responsive transcriptional regulator, translating to MTQITIGQLASETGTTTDTLRYYEKMKLIRADARSRAGYRLYQADAVRAVRFIRGAKALNFTLDEIRQLLALNTSDAASCREVLNHTKSKISEAKTKILELKEIQKVLQGLIDQCPGDATSATACPILDHIRTKALLVPLLACALLFGTVPPAQAKPISYVGGTMLMLENDETGHTLSVDYTLTPNYAVGLYAKKETGGMDYETVGPQLNSLIKRWNLEDGQGNIFNMTGVGITHDGNRNAASAWTSILADYETRRVFTSYEARAMHASGIETSLSQRARVGVAPYIANYDDLNTWLMLQVDHHPAKDDTLVVTPLVRFFYKTTLVEAGYSSNDHLMLNAVLQF from the coding sequence ATGACACAGATCACCATCGGACAATTGGCGAGCGAAACCGGCACCACGACGGACACGTTGCGCTATTATGAAAAAATGAAACTCATCCGCGCCGATGCGCGCTCGCGCGCGGGCTACCGGCTCTATCAGGCGGATGCGGTGCGCGCGGTGCGTTTCATCCGCGGCGCCAAAGCGCTCAACTTCACGCTCGATGAAATCCGCCAGCTGCTCGCCCTCAACACGTCGGATGCCGCCAGCTGCCGCGAAGTGCTGAACCATACCAAAAGCAAAATCAGCGAAGCGAAAACCAAAATCCTTGAGCTGAAGGAAATCCAGAAAGTGCTGCAGGGGCTGATCGACCAATGCCCCGGCGACGCCACCTCGGCCACGGCCTGCCCCATCCTCGACCATATCCGCACCAAGGCACTGCTGGTGCCGCTGCTGGCCTGCGCGCTGCTGTTTGGCACCGTGCCGCCCGCACAGGCGAAGCCCATCTCCTATGTCGGCGGCACCATGCTGATGCTGGAGAACGACGAAACCGGCCACACGCTTTCGGTCGACTACACGCTGACGCCCAATTACGCAGTTGGCCTGTATGCCAAAAAAGAAACCGGCGGCATGGATTATGAAACCGTCGGCCCGCAGCTCAACAGCCTCATCAAGCGCTGGAACCTGGAAGATGGGCAAGGCAACATCTTCAACATGACCGGCGTGGGCATCACCCATGACGGCAACCGCAACGCCGCCAGTGCGTGGACGAGCATCCTCGCCGATTATGAAACGCGCCGCGTTTTCACCTCCTACGAGGCGCGGGCGATGCATGCGAGCGGCATCGAAACATCCCTTTCGCAGCGTGCGCGCGTCGGTGTCGCGCCCTATATCGCCAATTACGACGACCTGAACACATGGCTGATGCTGCAGGTCGACCATCACCCCGCCAAGGATGACACGCTGGTGGTGACGCCGCTGGTGCGGTTCTTCTACAAAACCACCCTGGTCGAAGCCGGTTACAGCAGCAACGACCACCTCATGCTCAACGCCGTTTTACAATTCTAA
- the def gene encoding peptide deformylase yields the protein MLELVLAPDPIYKTICTPVAQVDDSIRATLDAMMATLQAHHAMGIGAPMVGLTQRLVVVELEDEAGVMHHYKMVNPVITERSAEMQTMEEAAITFLGISAPVTRPVAVTVDYLDADGASQTLRASGLLSVCIQHEIDYLDGKTFLDYQPPMKRDVLKRKMEKQKRIGPVPHVHGAHCNH from the coding sequence ATGCTCGAACTCGTCCTTGCACCCGATCCGATTTATAAAACCATCTGCACGCCTGTGGCGCAGGTGGATGACAGCATCCGCGCGACGCTGGATGCGATGATGGCAACGCTGCAGGCCCATCACGCCATGGGCATCGGCGCGCCGATGGTAGGGCTGACCCAGCGCCTCGTGGTCGTCGAGCTGGAAGATGAAGCGGGCGTGATGCATCATTATAAAATGGTAAACCCGGTGATTACCGAGCGCTCGGCCGAGATGCAGACGATGGAAGAAGCCGCGATCACTTTCCTTGGCATTTCCGCCCCGGTGACGCGTCCGGTCGCGGTGACGGTGGATTATCTCGATGCCGATGGTGCGTCACAAACGCTGCGTGCGAGCGGGTTGCTCAGCGTCTGCATCCAGCATGAAATCGATTATCTCGATGGCAAGACCTTTCTCGACTACCAGCCGCCAATGAAGCGCGATGTGCTGAAGCGCAAGATGGAAAAGCAGAAGCGCATTGGCCCTGTTCCCCATGTGCATGGGGCGCATTGCAACCATTAA
- a CDS encoding heavy-metal-associated domain-containing protein, with protein sequence MRIALIVSLATMLMASTAFADTIKVSVNGLVCSFCATGIEKTFHAQPAVEKVKVDLDSKLVTIDTKPKQAMDDATITKLITDAGYTVTHIARQ encoded by the coding sequence ATGCGCATTGCCCTTATCGTATCCCTGGCCACCATGCTGATGGCCAGCACCGCCTTTGCCGACACCATTAAAGTCTCGGTCAACGGCCTCGTCTGCTCCTTCTGCGCGACGGGGATTGAAAAAACCTTCCACGCCCAACCGGCGGTCGAGAAAGTGAAGGTCGATCTCGATAGCAAGCTCGTCACCATCGACACCAAGCCCAAACAGGCGATGGATGATGCGACCATCACCAAGCTCATCACCGATGCGGGCTACACCGTCACCCACATCGCGCGGCAATAG
- a CDS encoding DUF1501 domain-containing protein, with protein MSISRREFIKGAGAMAALGLVGMPRLSFASLPTDNRFILVILRGALDGLAAVPPYGDRDYKAQRRSLAFAEPGELDGALDLNGFFGLNPAMQPLMALYQQKQLAVLHAVASPYRERSHFDAQNLLENGTLAANGTSGWLNRALQALKADAGAGIAINQQIPLVLQGAVDVGSWAAKSRDVDAASDYMTKIASLYQADPLLSTAFREGMQAQQLAQQGLSQDDQTADKNAKDPGALYAAAQAAALFLTKENGPRVAVMEAGGWDTHSRQGTADGALFKRLGDLARGLAALPEALGPVWKKTVVVVVTEFGRTVAVNGTEGTDHGTGSAAFVMGGGVHGGKVLGQWPGLASGNLYQNRDLMPTTDMRSIFKTVLYAHLNAPKAELEGSIFPGSSTAGMIPGLLL; from the coding sequence ATGAGCATCAGCCGCCGGGAATTCATCAAGGGCGCGGGCGCGATGGCGGCGCTTGGGCTCGTTGGCATGCCGCGCCTGAGCTTTGCGAGCCTGCCGACGGATAACCGCTTTATCCTCGTCATCCTGCGCGGCGCGCTCGATGGGCTGGCCGCCGTGCCGCCCTATGGCGACCGCGATTATAAAGCGCAACGCCGCAGCCTTGCCTTTGCCGAACCCGGCGAGCTGGATGGCGCGCTGGACCTCAACGGGTTCTTCGGCCTCAACCCGGCCATGCAGCCATTGATGGCGCTCTACCAACAAAAACAGCTCGCCGTGTTGCATGCGGTCGCCTCGCCTTACCGCGAGCGCTCGCATTTCGATGCGCAAAACCTGCTGGAAAACGGCACCCTCGCCGCCAACGGCACCAGCGGTTGGCTGAACCGTGCGCTGCAGGCGCTCAAGGCAGATGCGGGCGCGGGCATCGCCATCAACCAGCAAATTCCCCTCGTGCTGCAAGGCGCGGTGGATGTGGGCTCCTGGGCCGCCAAAAGCCGCGATGTCGATGCGGCAAGCGACTACATGACCAAAATCGCCAGCCTCTATCAGGCCGATCCGCTGCTCAGCACCGCCTTCCGCGAAGGCATGCAGGCGCAACAGCTCGCCCAGCAAGGCCTCTCGCAGGACGACCAAACTGCCGATAAGAACGCCAAAGACCCGGGCGCGCTTTACGCCGCCGCCCAGGCCGCCGCCCTCTTTCTCACCAAGGAAAACGGCCCGCGCGTCGCGGTGATGGAAGCCGGTGGCTGGGACACCCACTCCCGCCAGGGCACGGCGGATGGCGCACTGTTCAAGCGGCTGGGCGACCTCGCCCGCGGGCTTGCCGCACTGCCTGAGGCGCTTGGGCCGGTATGGAAAAAAACCGTGGTCGTGGTCGTCACCGAGTTTGGCCGCACGGTCGCGGTGAATGGCACCGAGGGCACCGATCACGGCACCGGTAGCGCCGCGTTTGTCATGGGCGGCGGGGTGCATGGCGGCAAGGTGCTGGGCCAATGGCCGGGGCTGGCCTCCGGCAACCTCTACCAGAACCGCGACCTGATGCCGACGACCGACATGCGCAGCATTTTCAAAACCGTGCTCTACGCCCATCTGAACGCGCCCAAAGCCGAGCTGGAGGGCAGCATTTTCCCCGGCAGCAGCACGGCAGGCATGATCCCGGGCTTGCTACTTTAG
- a CDS encoding TIGR03862 family flavoprotein gives MQPRKQIAIIGAGPAGLMAAQMLARAGHAVTVYDRMPSPARKFLIAGRGGLNLTHSEPLELLLTRYGAAADWLAPSIRAFPPAAVRAWCEELGQETFVGSSGRIFPRSMKAVALLRAWLQQLESLGVQYAPRHRWLGWEGDALRFTDAAQQPVLVTPHATLLALGGASWPRLGSDGGWMELLAAHGVETTALRPSNSGFLVPWSHYFSTRFAGEALKPLAVSHQGVTRQGEAMITAQGIEGGVMYALSAPLRDAIEAHGSAQLQLDLRPGMSLEALTQKLQAPRANKSLSSYLRSARFSPLAIALLREVTSPHQLLDASPETLAACLKSLPLTLTATTGIARAISSAGGITRGALDTDFMLRARPGVFAAGEMLDWEAPTGGYLLQGCFSTAVAAAVGITRYCAS, from the coding sequence ATGCAGCCACGTAAACAGATTGCCATCATCGGCGCCGGCCCGGCCGGGCTGATGGCGGCGCAGATGCTCGCCCGCGCCGGGCACGCCGTGACGGTCTATGACCGCATGCCCAGCCCCGCGCGCAAATTCCTGATCGCCGGTCGTGGTGGGCTGAACCTCACCCATAGCGAACCGCTGGAGCTTCTGCTCACCCGTTACGGCGCCGCGGCCGACTGGCTGGCCCCAAGCATCCGCGCCTTTCCGCCCGCAGCGGTGCGCGCCTGGTGCGAGGAGCTCGGGCAGGAAACATTCGTTGGCAGCAGTGGCCGCATTTTTCCGCGGAGCATGAAAGCGGTGGCGCTGCTGCGCGCGTGGCTGCAGCAGCTGGAATCGCTCGGCGTGCAGTATGCGCCGCGCCATCGCTGGCTGGGCTGGGAAGGGGATGCGCTGCGCTTCACGGATGCTGCGCAGCAGCCCGTTCTGGTGACGCCGCATGCGACGCTGCTGGCGCTTGGCGGTGCATCCTGGCCGCGGCTGGGGTCCGATGGTGGGTGGATGGAACTACTGGCTGCCCACGGCGTGGAAACTACGGCGCTGCGCCCTTCCAACAGCGGGTTCCTGGTGCCATGGTCGCATTATTTCAGCACCCGGTTTGCGGGGGAGGCGCTGAAGCCGCTAGCGGTCAGCCATCAGGGCGTGACGCGGCAGGGCGAGGCGATGATTACCGCGCAGGGCATCGAGGGTGGGGTGATGTATGCGCTCTCGGCCCCCTTGCGCGATGCAATCGAGGCGCATGGCAGCGCGCAGTTGCAGCTCGACCTGCGCCCGGGCATGTCGCTCGAGGCGCTGACGCAAAAACTGCAGGCGCCGCGTGCCAATAAATCGCTCAGCTCCTACCTGCGCAGCGCGCGCTTCTCGCCGCTGGCGATAGCCTTGCTGCGCGAGGTGACATCGCCGCATCAACTGTTGGATGCCAGCCCCGAAACGCTGGCGGCCTGCCTCAAATCCCTGCCGCTTACCCTGACGGCGACGACCGGCATCGCCCGTGCGATTTCAAGCGCCGGTGGCATCACACGCGGCGCGCTCGATACGGATTTTATGCTGCGCGCCCGCCCCGGTGTGTTCGCCGCCGGTGAAATGCTGGATTGGGAGGCCCCGACGGGCGGCTACCTGCTGCAAGGCTGCTTCAGCACGGCGGTCGCGGCGGCGGTAGGCATCACGCGTTATTGCGCAAGCTAA
- a CDS encoding DUF1800 domain-containing protein, protein MSQIAYIAANRFGMGSGPTDAALTESTVMPWLWGQLQAPQKPSAAAAALASARSNALKLHLAGQTKDKVTVQKARHEMREIFIREMRVRLADAVATPAPLYERLVNFWSNHFTISVQKGSLLGIAVAYEREAIRPHITGRFEDMLLAVVHHPTMLAFLDNTQSVGTASMVGMRKSKGINENLAREIMELHTLGVNGGYSQADVTSFAKVLTGWTKGGPENDRPDGFAFVEKRHEPGAQTILGKHYAQSGEAQGIAVLRDLANHPATARFIATKLARHFVADDPPEAAIATLAASFTQSGGDLKTVYRTLLELPQAWSLATPKIKSSYDLVVSAMRLCAGGNGPPETLVWAVQSLRYLGDVPFYANSPAGFADMAKNIAGPEAVLRRIEWAKDAAGRLSATAAPFAQLAQRAIGPIMSAPTRAALASARDQREGIALLLASPEFQRR, encoded by the coding sequence ATGAGCCAAATCGCTTATATCGCTGCCAACCGCTTTGGCATGGGCAGCGGCCCAACCGACGCCGCGCTGACCGAAAGCACGGTGATGCCCTGGCTGTGGGGGCAACTGCAAGCACCCCAGAAACCAAGCGCCGCAGCGGCCGCGCTTGCCTCCGCCCGCAGCAACGCGCTGAAGCTGCATCTCGCCGGACAGACCAAGGATAAGGTGACGGTGCAAAAGGCTCGCCACGAAATGCGTGAAATTTTCATCCGCGAAATGCGCGTGCGCCTTGCGGATGCGGTCGCCACCCCTGCCCCGCTTTATGAGCGGCTGGTTAATTTCTGGAGCAACCATTTCACCATCTCGGTGCAAAAAGGCAGCTTGCTTGGCATCGCGGTGGCGTATGAACGCGAGGCGATCCGCCCGCATATCACCGGCCGCTTCGAGGATATGCTGCTTGCCGTCGTGCACCACCCAACCATGCTGGCGTTTCTCGATAACACGCAATCGGTCGGCACCGCGTCCATGGTCGGCATGCGCAAAAGCAAGGGCATCAACGAGAACCTCGCGCGCGAAATTATGGAGCTGCACACGCTGGGCGTCAATGGCGGCTACAGCCAAGCGGATGTGACCAGCTTCGCTAAAGTGCTGACTGGCTGGACCAAAGGCGGGCCGGAAAACGACCGTCCGGATGGGTTTGCCTTCGTTGAGAAGCGCCACGAACCGGGCGCACAAACTATCCTTGGCAAACACTACGCGCAAAGCGGTGAAGCGCAGGGCATCGCCGTGCTGCGCGATTTGGCGAACCACCCGGCGACCGCGCGTTTTATCGCCACCAAGCTAGCCCGCCATTTTGTGGCAGATGATCCGCCGGAAGCAGCCATCGCCACGCTTGCCGCCAGCTTCACCCAAAGCGGCGGCGATTTAAAAACCGTTTACCGCACGCTGCTCGAATTGCCGCAAGCATGGTCGCTCGCCACGCCAAAAATTAAAAGCAGCTACGACCTTGTCGTCTCCGCCATGCGCCTGTGCGCGGGTGGCAACGGGCCGCCAGAAACGCTGGTATGGGCCGTGCAATCGCTGCGCTATCTGGGTGATGTGCCGTTTTATGCCAATTCCCCCGCCGGGTTTGCGGATATGGCGAAAAACATCGCCGGGCCGGAAGCGGTGCTGCGCCGCATTGAATGGGCGAAGGATGCGGCGGGCCGCCTGAGCGCCACCGCCGCGCCCTTTGCCCAACTTGCGCAGCGCGCCATCGGCCCCATCATGAGCGCACCGACCCGTGCCGCGCTCGCCAGCGCGCGCGATCAACGCGAAGGCATCGCGCTGCTGCTTGCCTCACCCGAATTTCAACGGAGATAA
- the fghA gene encoding S-formylglutathione hydrolase: METLAQHACFGGTLGYYRHAAVATQCAMRFTVFVPPKPTGAAVVFLSGLTCTEENFTVKAGAYRVAATLGLTIIAPDTSPRGDEVPDDESISLGKGAGFYLDATQAPWSTHYRMYSYIAHELPALVETHFGVTRFGLCGHSMGGLGALTIGMKHPQRFTSLSALAPVCTPSQSGWGPAALTAYLGADKADWVPYDPTELMRSYRGTKLPPILIDQGLADSAYREGRLNPEAFVEACAQAGQQVEYRTHAGYDHGYFFIQTFIEDHLRHHAQRLA; the protein is encoded by the coding sequence ATGGAAACCCTCGCGCAGCATGCCTGTTTCGGCGGCACGCTCGGCTATTACCGGCATGCGGCGGTGGCGACGCAATGCGCCATGCGCTTTACGGTGTTTGTGCCGCCCAAACCCACGGGTGCGGCGGTGGTTTTCCTTTCAGGCCTCACCTGCACAGAGGAAAACTTCACCGTGAAGGCCGGGGCCTACCGCGTGGCGGCGACACTCGGGCTGACCATTATCGCCCCCGATACCTCGCCGCGTGGCGACGAGGTGCCCGATGACGAAAGCATCTCGCTCGGCAAAGGCGCGGGGTTCTATCTCGATGCGACGCAGGCGCCGTGGAGCACGCATTACCGGATGTATAGCTACATCGCCCACGAGCTGCCGGCGCTGGTGGAAACCCATTTCGGCGTGACGCGTTTTGGCCTGTGCGGCCATTCCATGGGCGGGCTGGGTGCGCTGACGATCGGTATGAAACACCCGCAGCGCTTCACGTCGCTTTCGGCATTAGCACCGGTCTGCACGCCGTCGCAAAGCGGCTGGGGCCCGGCGGCACTCACGGCGTATCTCGGTGCGGATAAAGCGGACTGGGTGCCGTATGACCCGACTGAGCTGATGCGCAGCTACCGTGGCACAAAACTGCCGCCGATCCTGATCGATCAGGGGTTGGCGGATAGCGCCTACCGCGAAGGCCGCTTAAACCCCGAGGCGTTTGTGGAGGCCTGCGCGCAAGCCGGTCAGCAGGTGGAATACCGCACCCATGCGGGCTATGACCACGGCTATTTCTTTATCCAGACCTTCATCGAGGATCATCTGCGCCACCACGCGCAGCGCTTGGCATAA
- the greB gene encoding transcription elongation factor GreB: MSTEPDDDDDEAPAAPVTNYMTPTGFAMLQAEMRALFHGERPKIVEIVSWAAGNGDRSENGDYIYGKRRLREIDRRVRYLTKRLESAQVVDPAQQRHLNQIFFGATVTYARADDSEHTVTLVGVDEMDAENGKISWVSPMAKALLKARVGDSVTLRTPAGTELLEVISIRYGTAEE, translated from the coding sequence ATGAGCACCGAACCCGATGATGACGACGACGAGGCCCCAGCAGCCCCGGTCACCAACTACATGACCCCCACCGGCTTTGCCATGCTGCAAGCAGAGATGCGCGCGCTGTTTCACGGCGAGCGGCCCAAGATCGTCGAGATTGTGTCTTGGGCGGCGGGCAATGGCGACCGCTCCGAGAACGGCGATTACATCTACGGCAAGCGCCGCCTGCGCGAGATCGACCGCCGCGTGCGCTACCTCACCAAGCGGCTCGAAAGCGCGCAGGTGGTGGACCCGGCGCAGCAGCGCCATCTCAACCAAATCTTCTTCGGCGCCACGGTCACCTATGCCCGCGCGGATGATAGCGAGCACACCGTGACATTGGTCGGGGTGGATGAGATGGATGCCGAGAACGGAAAAATCAGCTGGGTGTCGCCCATGGCCAAAGCCCTGCTGAAAGCCCGCGTGGGCGATAGCGTCACCCTGCGCACCCCTGCCGGAACCGAGCTGTTGGAGGTGATTTCCATCCGCTATGGCACGGCTGAGGAATAG